A genome region from Candidatus Eremiobacterota bacterium includes the following:
- a CDS encoding RecX family transcriptional regulator, with product MATTARVAALRLLAQRRLTESQLHARLARKGFDDEAAAAAVASCKRDRLLDDDLYAALYVETKRAAVGDSRLVAELVKRGIDRDAARERVAAAGEPESERIGAAYERLRRASPALSYQSAARKLERLGFPASLIYRFLRERAGAELGEALDMSS from the coding sequence GTGGCGACCACCGCTCGGGTGGCGGCGCTGCGTCTCCTGGCGCAGCGCCGTCTCACCGAGTCGCAGCTGCACGCAAGGCTGGCGCGGAAAGGCTTCGACGACGAGGCTGCCGCGGCGGCGGTCGCCTCGTGCAAGCGCGACCGGCTGCTCGACGACGACCTCTACGCGGCGCTCTACGTCGAGACGAAGCGCGCCGCGGTCGGCGACTCGCGGCTCGTCGCCGAGCTGGTGAAGCGCGGGATCGACCGCGACGCCGCGCGCGAGCGCGTCGCCGCGGCCGGCGAGCCAGAGTCCGAGCGAATCGGCGCGGCGTACGAGCGCCTCCGGCGCGCGAGTCCCGCGCTGTCGTATCAGTCCGCGGCGCGCAAGCTGGAGCGGCTCGGATTCCCGGCCTCATTGATCTACCGGTTCCTGCGCGAGCGCGCCGGCGCCGAGCTCGGCGAGGCCCTCGATATGTCGTCCTGA
- a CDS encoding glycoside hydrolase family 125 protein produces MRFSIVRAALCTLAALVLLAPRTAVAIELDAVSKAAAGYTVSDPKLTEMYRKALLNTNDQVTIASDGTTYVKTGDIPAEWLRDASVQVRPYLFFAKGDMQVDSLLRGAIARMGKYLQVDPYANAFQLNYRVWEEKFELDSLAYPITLAWTYWKQTGDSSIFTGDLSLGFDKALDTMEREQDHPRNSKYTHAQLPNGGKGNPVAYTGMIWTGFRPSDDACSYNYLIPSEMMAVVALGDLEEIERTVYHNVIKAERAKALRDEVQTGIQTYGLVFTAKYGYIYAYEVDGRGNALLIDDANVPSLLSAPYIGYGKTNSYVYANTRRYLLSKDNPTYYVGKVARGIGSQHTSDNRVWPIAMLMQGFTATTDQERKEVLSQLLASDPGDHLLHESFDPNDPTNFTRKDFGWPNALFSEYVMTEFEGVPPLPVGSTTDLDFRGD; encoded by the coding sequence ATGCGATTCTCGATCGTTCGCGCGGCGCTATGCACGCTCGCGGCCCTCGTGTTGCTCGCGCCTCGAACCGCAGTTGCGATCGAGCTCGACGCCGTCTCCAAGGCGGCCGCCGGCTACACCGTCTCCGACCCGAAACTTACGGAGATGTACCGCAAGGCGCTGCTCAACACGAACGACCAGGTCACCATCGCCTCCGACGGGACGACGTACGTGAAGACGGGCGACATCCCGGCGGAATGGCTGCGCGACGCCAGTGTCCAGGTGCGCCCGTACCTGTTCTTCGCCAAAGGCGACATGCAGGTCGACTCACTGCTCCGCGGCGCGATAGCGCGAATGGGAAAATACCTTCAGGTCGATCCGTACGCGAACGCCTTTCAGCTGAACTACCGCGTATGGGAGGAGAAGTTCGAGCTCGACTCGCTTGCGTATCCGATCACGCTGGCCTGGACGTACTGGAAGCAGACCGGGGACTCGTCGATCTTCACCGGCGATCTCTCGCTCGGCTTCGACAAGGCGCTCGACACGATGGAGCGCGAGCAAGACCACCCGCGCAACTCGAAGTACACCCACGCGCAGCTCCCGAACGGCGGCAAAGGAAATCCCGTCGCGTATACGGGGATGATCTGGACCGGCTTCCGCCCTTCGGACGACGCGTGCTCGTACAACTATTTGATCCCGTCCGAGATGATGGCCGTCGTAGCGCTCGGCGACCTCGAGGAGATCGAGCGGACGGTGTACCACAACGTCATCAAGGCAGAGCGCGCGAAGGCGCTGCGCGACGAGGTCCAGACCGGAATCCAGACGTACGGTTTGGTCTTCACCGCGAAGTACGGTTATATCTATGCCTACGAAGTTGACGGCCGCGGGAACGCGCTGCTCATCGACGATGCCAACGTACCTTCTCTCCTGTCGGCGCCGTACATCGGCTACGGCAAGACGAATTCGTACGTTTACGCGAACACGCGGCGCTATCTCTTGTCGAAAGACAACCCGACGTATTACGTCGGCAAGGTTGCGCGCGGAATCGGCTCGCAGCACACCAGCGACAACCGCGTTTGGCCGATCGCGATGCTGATGCAAGGCTTCACGGCGACGACGGATCAAGAGCGCAAGGAGGTACTGTCCCAGCTGCTCGCGTCGGACCCCGGCGACCACCTGCTCCACGAGTCGTTCGATCCGAACGATCCGACGAATTTCACCCGCAAGGACTTCGGCTGGCCGAACGCGCTCTTCAGCGAGTACGTCATGACGGAGTTCGAAGGCGTCCCGCCGCTCCCCGTCGGATCGACCACGGACCTGGACTTCCGCGGAGACTGA